Part of the Caldisericia bacterium genome is shown below.
TCATTCACACGATGATATAGAAAAAGCACTTAAAGCACTTTATAAGGGCGGAAAAGAATTAGGAATAATATAAGGAATTTTATTTATTATAAATAAGATTTGAAAATTTAATAAATTTAATTCCTTTTTCTTCACCAATTGGAGAATCAATTATTATTGACTTTTTTTCTCTATTAAATTTTTCTAAAACTCCTAAATATAATAAAAATCTCTCTTTATCAAGAAGACCCACTATCGAATTATGTGCTGGTTCTATTTTTTCAATATTATATCCTAAAATGTTATGTTCTTTAAAGAAAATTTCAACTTTTTTTGAATTTTTAAAATATTCAATAAATTTTTTATTTCTATATTCAATTCTTTCTACTCTAGTTCTTTCTTTTGCATTTTCAGTAATTCTCAATTTTACTATTTCTTTTCCGTCGTATAAAAAAGGTTTTATTAAATTTTCCCTTTCATTTTCTTTTTGAAATAAAACAATAAAATCAGGATTAAGTGCTTCAATTTTATTATGTTTTAAAACTTCTGCAATAAATCCATCAACTAGACCAGTTGTATCTATTAAAATGTAATCTAACTCTTCTTTTTCCATTGTATCAAGTAGTTTTCTTGCCCCAATAATAATTTGGAGAAGGTTCCCTTTTGGAGAAACAGATCCAATAAAAATCATTTTTTTTGGAGTAATGGAATTTAAATTATCGATTTCCTTATCAGGAATTCCATAACCAATTGTTCCAGGTGGTCCAATATTTGATTGACCAATATCAAGATCAAGAACACCAACTTTTTTTCCAAGAGATAAAATAGAATTTGTTAAATAAAGAATGAATGTTGATTTACCAGAATCAGAACCTCCAATTACTATTAATTTCTTCCCTTTTGATAAAAATTTATCTTTTGTTTCCTCCCATTCAACTGGAATAATAATTCTATTAATCACTTCCTATCAAAAACTCTCACCTTTTTTTAATATTATACATTTAGAAGAAGTTTCATTTTCAACTCTTTTTTTAAATAAAACTGGATCAATCTTAATCTCTGGAAAAGTTTCATAGTGCATAGGTATCACATATTCACTTTTAATCATATTAACTGCTGTTATTGCGTCATTAATATCCATTGTATAATATCCACCTATCGGAATTAGTAAAATATCTATCTTTTCAGTTTCTCCAATTAATTTAAATTCATAAGAAAGTCCAGTATCACCCATATGATATATGCTTCTATCTTCAAATTTAAAAATATAACCACAAGGATTACCAGTATAAATTATATTTCCATTTTCTAAATTTGATGAGGAGTGAAGAGCAAAAACCATCTTTACTTTTCCAAAAGGAAAATTGTTGTATCCTCCAAAATTGATTGAAATTAAATCTTCTTCCTTTATCCCTTTTTTATTTAAAAAAAGTGTTAATTCATATGCACCAATGATTTTTGGCTTGTATTTATTATATAATTCAAGAGAAATCCCTAAGTGGTCTCCATGACCATGAGTTAAAAATATATGAGTTAATTTTATACTCTCAAAGAAATAATAATCATTTTCTGAAAAAAATGGGTCAATTAAAATTTCTCCTTCTTTCCATTTTATTAAAAAAGAAGAGTGTCCAAGATATGTTATTAAACTTCTCATTTAGGCCTCCTTAATCAATTCTTTTAATAAATTTTCCAAAACCACTATCAACTAGAAATCCTTTATGTTCATCATATACAATTTCACCTCTAAGAATTGTTTTAACAACTTTTCCATAAATTTTCCAACCTTCAAATGGTGTATATTTTCCTTTTGAGTAAAATTTCTCGCCCTTTATTTCCCAAACTCTATTTTTATCTATGAGCACCAAATCTGCATCAAAACCTATATCAATTTTCCCTTTTCGAGGATATAGCTTAAAAATTTTTGCTGGATTTTCACTCATTACATCAACAAATTTTTTCAATGTTATTCTTCCTTTCATAACTCCTTCTGAAAATATAAGTGGAAAGATTGTATCAATTCCTGATATACCTGCTGCAACTTCAAATATATCATCTTTATTTTTTTCTTTTTCCCATTCACCTGAAAAATGGTCTGAACAAACTCCGTCTATCATACCTTCACTCAAAAATTTCCACATTAGTTCTTTATTTTCATAACATCTCACTGGTGGAGAAGTTTTAACAAGTTTTGGATTTTTAATTAAATCATCTTGAGTTAACAAAAGATGATGTGGTGTTGTTTCACATGTTATTTTTACACCTTCGTTCTTTCTCTGATTTACAATTTTAACTCCTTCACTAGTTGAAATATGTGTTATGTTCAATCTTAAATTTGTATCTTTAATTAATCTAGAAGAAACAAGAATTGAAATTACTTCAGCAAGATAAGGTCTAGCAAGAATCCATCTTTCACCTTCACTTAAATTTTTCTCTTTTTTTGCTAATTCCATAAAATGGTTTATAATTGAATAATCTTCTGCATGGAGAGTAAAAAGTAGATCTTCTTTTTTAAAAAATTTAAAAAGCTCATACATTTCTCCATAAGAAATTTGTTCAAAATATGGAGATGAAGTATAACCATAAATTTTGAAACCAACTATTCCCTCAGAATATAAATCTTCTATATCTTTAAATTTTTTATTTCTTATAATATCTCCTGTAATTCCACCATAAAGAGCATAATCAACAAGTGATTTATTTTTTATAGCATTAAGTTTTTTATTTAAGGATTCAACATTTTTAATTTGAGGAATAGATGTATCAGGCATATCAATTACAGTAGTTATACCTGAAGATATTGCTGCTTTGCTACATGTCTCAAAATCGTCTCTATAAGTAAAACCTGGATCTTCAAAATGAACATGTGTATCAATTCCTCCAGGAAGGATCAAAAAACCAGTTGCATCTATTATTTCTTTGTTCTCTGTAGAGAATTTTCCAACACCTATAATTTTTTCTTT
Proteins encoded:
- a CDS encoding Clp1/GlmU family protein; this translates as MINRIIIPVEWEETKDKFLSKGKKLIVIGGSDSGKSTFILYLTNSILSLGKKVGVLDLDIGQSNIGPPGTIGYGIPDKEIDNLNSITPKKMIFIGSVSPKGNLLQIIIGARKLLDTMEKEELDYILIDTTGLVDGFIAEVLKHNKIEALNPDFIVLFQKENERENLIKPFLYDGKEIVKLRITENAKERTRVERIEYRNKKFIEYFKNSKKVEIFFKEHNILGYNIEKIEPAHNSIVGLLDKERFLLYLGVLEKFNREKKSIIIDSPIGEEKGIKFIKFSNLIYNK
- a CDS encoding dihydroorotase family protein: MKIISGGMVFYNGELKNLDILIEKEKIIGVGKFSTENKEIIDATGFLILPGGIDTHVHFEDPGFTYRDDFETCSKAAISSGITTVIDMPDTSIPQIKNVESLNKKLNAIKNKSLVDYALYGGITGDIIRNKKFKDIEDLYSEGIVGFKIYGYTSSPYFEQISYGEMYELFKFFKKEDLLFTLHAEDYSIINHFMELAKKEKNLSEGERWILARPYLAEVISILVSSRLIKDTNLRLNITHISTSEGVKIVNQRKNEGVKITCETTPHHLLLTQDDLIKNPKLVKTSPPVRCYENKELMWKFLSEGMIDGVCSDHFSGEWEKEKNKDDIFEVAAGISGIDTIFPLIFSEGVMKGRITLKKFVDVMSENPAKIFKLYPRKGKIDIGFDADLVLIDKNRVWEIKGEKFYSKGKYTPFEGWKIYGKVVKTILRGEIVYDEHKGFLVDSGFGKFIKRID
- a CDS encoding metal-dependent hydrolase, translated to MRSLITYLGHSSFLIKWKEGEILIDPFFSENDYYFFESIKLTHIFLTHGHGDHLGISLELYNKYKPKIIGAYELTLFLNKKGIKEEDLISINFGGYNNFPFGKVKMVFALHSSSNLENGNIIYTGNPCGYIFKFEDRSIYHMGDTGLSYEFKLIGETEKIDILLIPIGGYYTMDINDAITAVNMIKSEYVIPMHYETFPEIKIDPVLFKKRVENETSSKCIILKKGESF